Proteins encoded within one genomic window of bacterium:
- a CDS encoding aspartyl protease family protein codes for MGRIRQMIKVNGRECWTLFDTGARNTYVVPAVATLLTTSKFKKPLRSALGGKVKETTQTAILEAELEGRRISTHAMVVDEIGKDEEGTSIEILFGVLAMHQWGIRLIPEQEKIDLTHYPEEFVEF; via the coding sequence ATGGGAAGAATACGTCAGATGATAAAGGTAAATGGTCGGGAATGTTGGACGCTGTTTGATACAGGGGCCCGAAATACATACGTCGTTCCTGCAGTGGCCACGTTATTGACCACGTCGAAATTCAAGAAGCCGCTCCGAAGTGCTTTGGGTGGAAAAGTAAAAGAAACAACTCAGACAGCCATCCTGGAGGCTGAACTGGAAGGTCGCCGAATATCCACTCACGCCATGGTTGTTGATGAGATCGGGAAAGATGAAGAGGGAACTTCTATCGAGATTCTTTTCGGCGTCTTGGCCATGCACCAATGGGGCATACGGCTGATTCCAGAGCAAGAGAAAATAGACCTTACCCACTATCCCGAGGAATTCGTTGAATTCTGA
- a CDS encoding septum formation initiator family protein has product MNQNKWSKVVVILGVIAITGSGIYSFIFGEAGYLKRRQLEREVDHLEKEIIYLRSNNAETEKKRKELTEDPAASEKIARDKYGMTMPGEIIVKFPEE; this is encoded by the coding sequence ATGAACCAAAATAAGTGGTCCAAAGTTGTTGTGATTCTGGGAGTGATAGCCATCACAGGAAGTGGAATCTATAGTTTTATCTTTGGAGAGGCAGGCTATTTAAAAAGGCGACAGCTTGAAAGAGAAGTAGACCATCTTGAAAAAGAGATCATATATTTAAGAAGCAATAATGCTGAAACGGAGAAAAAAAGAAAGGAGTTAACGGAAGATCCAGCGGCCTCTGAAAAAATAGCCAGAGATAAATACGGTATGACTATGCCTGGTGAAATAATAGTCAAATTTCCGGAGGAATAA